CAAAATGATATTAATAATGGAAAAATTGTTTCACAAATTGTTCATGATTTAAAAAGCCCTATTTCCGTTTTTGAAGAACTACTTCATGATAAGTCATTAATTAATAATGAGGAAATTTATAAAAGATCTAACATTGCATTGTTAAAAGTTTATTCTTTAATTGAAAATATTCGTGATCCCAAAAAAGAAAAAATTATTAATTTAAAAAATGATAATTTCGATTTTTCTAAAATTATTTCAGAAGTCAGTTGGTATGCAAAGAAGAAAGAAATAAAAATAAATTGTAAACCTAGTACACTAACTCCTATCATTTATTGTGATCATGTTAAGTTAGAAAGATGCATACAAAATTTATTAAGAAACGCTATATTTTATTGTCAAAGTTCTTGTTTTATTGAATGGAAAGTAACAGATAATAATGAACTATATATTGAAGTAATTGATGATGGTAAAGGTGTTTCAAACGAAATGATTGATAAAATGTTTGAATGGAGAATTACAAATAATAAATTAGAAGGCACAGGTTTGGGTCTTAGTTATGTTAAATTTGTTGCAGATATTCATCAAGGTAGAGTTTCTTATTTTAGAAGAAATAATTTAACTGTGTTTTCTTTTTTAATACCAAATGTTTTAACATATTTTTCTGAAAATACTTGTAAAGTAAAGTCTAATATGAATTGTAAAAATACTGAAAAACCTTTACGTAATAAGCTAATTTTAATTATTGAAAATCAAGAAGTTCTTAATATGTTGAAAAATATTAATTGGCCTGGAAATATTGAAGTAGATTTTACTTCACATTTAGAAAAATCATATGATTTATTAAATTGTTTTTGTATTTATACTGATACAAGTTCTGATGTAATAGAAAAGGCATTATCACAAGGTATTGCTGTAGTTTTACATAAAGACTATTATTCTGAACAACAAATATTAAAAAAAGTTATTCAATTTATTAAGAAGTAATGGTGGATAGTTATGCTTTATGATGAACTAAGTATTTTAATTGTAGAAGACAATAAAGAAGAGCTTGAGAAATATATGGCTTTTGCTCAGGGCTGTGGTTTGCATTCTTTTGGTGCTACTAACTTAGAGGACGCAAAAAATTCTTTAGCGATTAATGGATTCGACATCTTATTAACTGACATTCATTTAAAGAATTTAAAAGATCATAATATTGAAGATTCTGGTTTTGATTTAATTGAATATGCTTTAGAGTCACAGCCTCAACTTACTGTGTTAGCTATGTCACATGATTTAGATAAAACAATTTTTGATAAAGCTATTAAATTAGGTGTTACTCATTTTTTGAGAAAACCTATTTATAATTCAGATGAAATACTTATTTATATTAAACTTGCTTTACAAAAAAAGCATTCCACTAATTTAACTCAGCAAGAAAAAGTAAATGGCAATAAATTTCTTGATAATAATCCATATTTTAAAATTTATAAAAATGGAATAATTGTTTCAAATAAACACGATAAATTTTTAAGTGGAGTGGCAAAAAATAAAAAAATTCCATTAGTATTATATGGTGAAACAGGTACTGGTAAAGAAGAATTTGCAAAAATATTACATAAAAAAAGAGTAGAGTTAGAAGGAATGATTCCATTTGTCACAGTAAATTGTGCCTTACTTGATAATGATTTAACATCCTCACTTTTGTTTGGTCATAAAAAAGGAGCTTTTACAGGTGCGAATGAAACTACAAATGGTTATGTTGCAGCTGCAGATGGCGGCATTTTATTTTTAGATGAAATTCATACATTAGATCTCACTACACAAAGAAAACTATTACGAGTTTTGAATGATGGAAGTTACAATAGAGTTGGTGACATGCGCATGATCCATTCTTATTTTCAACTTGTTGTAGCAACTACGAAAGATTTGGATGAAGAAGTCGAAGAAGGAAGAATGCTTGCAGACTTTAAGTATAGAATTAGTGGCGCAGAAATAGTTCTTGATCCTCTTAGGGACAGACTTGAAGACATTCCTTTGTTTATTAGTGTATTTTTTAAACGTGAAAATATAGAAGTTTCCGATGATCTTATTTTGCAAATTAGTAGAATGTGTCAAAAATGTCTTTGGAAAGGTAATATTAGGCAGCTTTTTAGAGTTCTTCAAAGAATGCTTATTAATTCTCAATTGCATGAGGAAGAGCTCAATATAAATCATTTGGTGATTCCACATAAAGAACCTATGACTTTTAAATTTGAGCAATTAAAGTCACCTTCTTTGCAGAATCCTAATTTAGACTCTTTTCCAAAAGAATCTATAAGTGATGACTTAGCTGTTATCAAAATGCTTGAAAAAGCATTGCAAACTGATTCGCCTTTAAATGAAATTATAGATGAAATAGAAAAGCATATATTGATTAAAGCTATGAAAAGACATGATAGTATTGCTAAGGCGCATTTGGCTTTAGGTATTAGCAGGAATGCTATCGACGCAAAAAGAAAAAAATATAAAATATAAAAATATGACAATTTTACTCTGAATATTCCTCAGACAATTGCAATTGACCTGCTATCAGGTGTATCTCTTTGTTGGATTCGGTCAGGAATCCATGTGAAGGAGAATATACAAATGAGTGCTTTGCTTCGTGGTAAAGAGTTTTTAGAAAATAATCCAATTCTTCAACTCGATCAACTCTTATCCCATTCTCTATCAGATTCTAATAAAACTGATCCTATATGGGAGTTTTTTCCCGCAGAAAAAAGTGAATCGGTTTGCTTTCCAGCTGAGTTTATTCATTTACTAATATACGTTCGAAATCTAAATAAATTGCTGTTCAATTCTCTTGAAGGTGAAGAGCTTTGCACAATTAAATCTTGGGATGCTAGAAAACATAATCCAACTAGAAATCTTGATGGTGGTGGAGTTATGTCTATAATTAGAGCCAATCATCTTGAAAAATCAGCAGTGAATTTAAGCTGTGTTTGGGGAGAAAATTATCCTTCAACAGAATCCGAGTATGCAAATAAGCCCTTTGCGGCAGCTGGCGTGTCTCTAATCTCTCATCCTAGAAATCCTTTTGCTCCTATTATGCATATGAATATTAGGTGCTTAAAGGTTTTTGACAAGGACAATCCTGTGACTTGGATTGGTGGAGGAGCGGATTTAACTCCAATGTTACCTTTTGATGATGATACAAATTTATTTCATTCTGCAATGTCTGATGTGTGTGAAAGAAATAAACAGATAGCAGATTATCCAAAGTTCAAAAATTGGGCTAAGGACTATTTCTATATTCCACATAGAAAAGAAGAACGTGGTGTAGGGGGAATATTTTTTGATTATTTAAAAATTAAAAATAATATGGATTTTTCTCTGTTACTTGATGTTGGGCAATTTGCTGCTAGGGCTTACGCTGAAATACTGGGAAGAAGATTAGATACCCCCTATGATCAAGAGCTTATTGAGAAACATCACTTTTGGCGCGGAAGGTATGCAGAATTTAATTTAGTGTATGATCGTGGAACAAAATTTGGACTTATGTCAGGTGGAAATTATGAAGCAATTTTTTGTTCACTACCACCTCAAGTAAAGTGGTGATTTTATATGATTGAAGTTGGCTATTTTTCTTTTTGCCTTGCTTTTTTATTTTCTATTTATGGTTTGCTAATGGGTGGTTATTCATTATTTAAACCAAATATTGCTGTTATTTCAAGTGCGAGAAATGCATTAATATGTGTATTTTTTTGTGTTTTATTTTCTTCTTTAATCCTTTGGAACGCTATATTTTTTCATGATTTTTCAGTTAAATATGTTTATAAACATTCTTCCATTGATATGCCGCCTTTGTATTTGTTTACTTCATTCTGGAGTGCTCTTGAAGGCAGCCATTTACTCTGGACTCTTTTAATGAGCGCAATTGTTACTTTATCTCTTGTAACTGTGAAAAAAGAAAATAATTCTTATTTTCCTGCGCTATGTTTAGCATATGGTTGTTCCTTATTTTTTATGTTATTTTTGAATGTTACTTACTCAGCTCCCCTAGAAAGATTATTTCCTGCTGGAAAATTTGGCGAAGGGATGAATGCTCTTCTCCAGAACCCATATATGGCTATTCACCCACCAATGCTTTTTACGGGGTATTGTTTATTAATCGTGCCATTTGCTTATTCATTTGCAGCTTTAATTTATGGAAAATTTTCACCGCAGTGGATTTCAACAGTTAGAACCTGGAGCCTATATAGTTGGGCGGTTTTAACAATTGCAATTTTTTTGGGAGGAAAATGGGCCTATGTAGAATTAGGTTGGGGTGGTTACTGGGGATGGGATCCTGTTGAAAACAGTTCTTTTATGCCTTGGTTAGCACTGACAGCGGGTTTACATACCCTTCTTATTACCGATAAAACGGGTAGATTACCAAGATTACTACTATTTTTGAATATGTTAGCTTTTGCTTTAACATTTTTAGGTACCTTTATTACTCGATCTGGTGTTATCAGTAGTGTTCATTCTTTTGCTGAAAGTGAAATTGGTCCCGCTTATCTTATATGGGTTGTCTTTTTGTTAACTTTAACCACAGGTCTTGTTTTACTGAGAGGTTATCTGTTACCTGGTGCTGCAAAAGCAAATGATTGGCGTGTATCTAAAGAAAGTGCCTTGCTTTTTACCATATTCTTTTTTCTCTTTCTCCTAGCTTTGGTCTTTATTGGGACTATTTTACCTTTAGTGGTAGAGGCAACGCGTGGTATAAAAATATCTATACAACAGCCATTTTTTAATGCGTTTGCTCCTTGGATTGGTTTTGGTTTAGTACTGTTATTAGGAATTGGGAATTTATTTCGTTGGAAAAATGGGAAAATTCCAAATCCAATCTATTGTTTATTGTTACCATTTATTTTGGCAGGTGCTTTAACATATTTCATTAAATTAGAACATGCATTGGATTTTAAAAACACAATTGCCTTTCAAATTATAATTTGGACATCTTTAGTACTAATAATGGATTTAATTTATAAATTAAAAGCTTTAAGGTGGAACACTAAATTATTTATTATTTATAACAGACCTTATCTTGGATCTATTATTATTCATTTAGGATTTTTATGTGCAATTGCTGGTTTTATTGGTAACTACCGAGGTGTATCAGCTGAAGTAAATTTAAAATTACATGAATCAACAGAATTCAATGGATATATTTTAAAAAATGAAGGATTGGGATATAACCGTGAGTATAATGCGCAGTACGTCATAAATAAAATAAAAGCTGTTAAACAAGATTCAAAAGAAGAAGTTTTCATTTTACCTATGCGGAGTAAATTTACAAATAATGAACAGTGGTTTAATGAAATAGGAATTCATTCTACAATTTGGCATGATCTTTATATTGTTTTGGCATCTTTTGATATTAATTCTCAATCTGTGTCTTTAAAAATTAATTGGAATCCTACTGTAAAATTAGTATGGACAAGTTTATTAATTATGATACTTGGAGCTGCCATTGCTGTTTCACACAAAATTAGAAAAAGATCATTAGAAATTGATGAAAATGGAACTATAAAAGATACTAATGTTGACGATTATTTAGCTTTAATTTTATCTAGTAATAATAGCAAATCTTCTTCTAAAATAAGTTCTAGTATGTTAATAATTTTTATTATTTCGCTATTTTCTTTTGGATTGTCAGGATCGGTTTTCGCTCAATCTGAGCCTAAATTAGTTCCTGTTTTGCAGCTAGATCCAAAACTAGTAGATGTAGCACAAGAGTTAAGATGTCCAACTTGTATAGGAATGAGTGTACTAGAAAGTGATACTTTGCAAAGTGTTGCAATGCGCACTGAAATTGAAAAGCAATTAACGGAAGGCAAAAATAAAGAGCAAATTATTGACTACTTCAAAAAAGCTTATGGCCCATGGATTTTAAGAGAACCAGATTCAAAATCTTCTTTAGGGTTTCTTATTTGGTTAATTCCTGTATTAGGAATTATTTTAGGTCCATTATTTATTATTTTTTGTCTAAAAAGAGCAAGAAATAAGATGCATATAGAAAACGAGAAATTATTGCAAGAAATTAAAAAGTTTGTGAAAATAAAAAAGGAAGAAATTGGAAAATGTTGATAAATCTAATAATTTGTATTACTTTAGCCATTCCTTTAATCTTTTTTGTTTTATATCCTATGCTAAGTAATTTTGGGAACAAAGATATATTAAAAAGAAGCTTTGTTTTTCAAAATGAAACTGAATTAAAAAATATATTGATTTTAAGAAATGCATTATTTCAAAAATTAATATATGGAGAATCCGAATTAAAAGAAGTTAATATCCTAAGTGATGGAGAAATTTATCAAAGTTTACTTGTGATATGCACTAAATTTGTAGATGAAGAATTGCCAATATTTCCTAATGAAATTAAAAAACCAGTAAACATCCAAGAAAATGGAAATATAAAAAAAGATTTGTTGCTTTTACTTGCCGTTGTGTTTGGATTTATTTTTTTATTTTGTAATATGCTTTCTTTAAAAGCCTATGCCACAGAAAAAGAAAAAAATGAGAATATTCCTGCAGATGTTGTCATTCCTCCTCCTACAATTTTGGATAAAACTGGATTTTGGTTACCATCTGTAAATCAATACATTTTAATGCCAGCAATGGGTGAAGTAAAAGTATATTACGTTGGGATGTTTACCAATATTTTTCAAGCAAAAGGAACATTATTGTTACTGCCATTACCAAAAGGTTTTACTGATTTAAAAGTTATTGGAGCTAGAAATGCTACACTTGAAAAAAATGGGGAACAGGAAAATCCTGTTTTAAATCTTGAATTGACTGAAGGTGTAAATCAAATCAGCGCAGAGTTTTCTCTACCAGCTTCATTGGGGACTGCTAAATGGCAAGCGGCAAATTTACAAACTTTACCTGGTGTTACTATTTTTATGATGCCGGAGCACAATGCTGCTTTGCGAAATTTACTGTCAAATTTTTTTCTAACACCAAATGTTTGGCCACCAAGAATTGAAAACATTCAACCTCAATTTCGTTCTATATTAGGATCAGATCCTCTTGACCTTTCAAATTCCAAATTAAAAGATCCTAACCAATTGTCACGCCAGCTTGTGCGAGTTGGAGATAAATTTGCAACATTTCCTAATTTTGAAATTAATGGTGTGATTCCTAGTCGTTCATATATTTATCTGACTATTTTATTTTTTGCTTTTTTTCTTTTTGCAGTTACAGCCTTCTCAATTTTTAAAACGTCAAAATAATTTGTGTAGTTACATTTTATAAGAAAAAAAAACTGGAACTCTTCTTGCTCCTCTAGCTTCTCCTAGCTAAGATATAATTGAGTTTGATAAGGAGGTTTTTTTTTATGATTTTAAATAGTGAGTCTGTAGAATTAATACGCATAAATGCAATTCGGTTAGCTAGCTCTATTCGTAGTAAAGATGATTTGGTTGATCTTGCGACAGCTAGTTCTTTTGAGCAAGTTTTTTCAGCTATCGAAACCATTCTAACAAATACGGAAATGTATTTTGATGATGATTTGCTTATACAACTTGATGTTCAAACATGGCAAAGTTTTAAGGCAGTTCTGCTTGTCTACACATTAAATGTGGTAAATCGCCAAATTTATCTTGCACGTGAGTCAAGTTTTTCACACCAACAAGGCCGCGATTTTGGTGCAAGTACAACAAATCTTTAATTTATTCTTTAGCTCGCTTGCACAATTCAATTTCCTCAAATATGATGTAATGGTATTTAATTAAAGTCTGTTTCGTTAGTTATAGTTAATATAGTCAACAGTTTTTGTTGTTACTTTATTGGAGGCTCTACATGAACCGTCTACTTAAGACTACGTCACTTCTTGCTTTAGTTTCTGCTCCGTTTTGTGCAAATGCGCAGTCCCCGACTGATTTTTCCAATTTTTCTCCTAGGCTAAAGTTACAAAGCCGTTATTCTTTGTACGATACTTATCGTAATAATGAAAGCGACTTGATAACGAACACAGCTCGCTTCGGTCTAAATTATCGTTATAAAAATGTGATGGGTGTTTTAGAAGTTCAAGCTGGTTCTCCATCAGATGCTTACACACAATCAAGTAAAGCAAATACAACAACGGGTGGTACTACTTCTAATGGTTCCCAAAACTTGTTTCAAGTTAGAAGAGCCTACATAGGTTTAGATCTTGTAGCTATGGAACCCGCTACTGTTTCTTTAATGATAGGTCGCTATCGTTTTCTGGCTTCACAAGTGTATGCACCAGATGCAATCACACAAATTTTAGCAACAAACCTCGACAACGTTTCCAGCTCCACTAGCTCCGATGGACTTATAGTTAAATATGTTGGTAAGTTTGATTTTGGTAAAGTTAGCGCTGAATATGGTGTTGTAAATAACATTGCCGTAGCAAAATATGCTACAGGTTCAGGATGGTTTACTAATACTTCCATTGTTGCCGGAGATAACTCATTTAGTGCGGCTCCAAAAACTCAATCCCGTGGTATGCAAGGCGTCTTAACAGGTGACATCAACGTTGGTGACGGTATTGTTGAAGCACGCTTTGGATACGGCATGCAAAATGGTGCAGTGACTTCAGTAACTGCAAATACTTATGTCAATCAAGATGTTACTAACCTAGAAGCGTCAGTTGGTTATAACTATATGCAGGGACAAATCAGGGGTGGTGTTTGGTACCAAGCTGTTACTTTAGCTAAAGCTCAATCTGGTGCCATCGTTGGAGTAAACAACGTTCCTGTTTATACAACAGCAACTTCACCAACAGCAGACCAAGATTCGCAAAATATATCAACAATTGGCGTGGGTGTTACAGGAAATTCTAAATTATTTGGAATTACTGGTTTACTTGCAGATGGCGATGCCTTTACTTATGGCATAGGTTATCAAAATGTAAACGGACAAGAAGCAAGCGGTGGTGGAACTGTTAGTGGTCTAGCAACTGGCGTAACCGCATTTTCAAATCAATCCTTGCAAATTAGTCAATACAATGTTGGACTTGGCTATAATCAAGGAGTTTTCAATCTTGAGTTGAACTATGCAATGTCAACTGCAAATTATGAAATTTATACTGACAACAGTGGAGTTCAGAATCAAAAATCAGCAAGTCTAGTGTATCTTGTTGGTACAATTTCACTATAAAATGTTGTTTTTTTTATTTTGATTATAGGTGCTGATTTAATTTAGCACCTATTTTTTTTTAAAGCTTTCAAAGAAAAGAGAAAATGCTAAAAAAAACTTTCTTCTTTTTCCTATTGAGTCATGTTTTAAATTTGGCTGCTAAAGCAAATAGTGAACAGCAAGTTTTTAAACCATTTATCCGTATTCAATCTCGCTATAGTATTTATGATAGTTATAGAAATAATCAGTCAGATACAATAAATTCTTTAGGACTTGGTATACAATATCAGGCTAAAAATATTTTTGCTGCTTTTAATTGCCAAGTCGGATTGCCTGCAGACCCTTATTCAAGTCAAATCAATACAAACCCATCAAAAACAAATGGCTCACAAAATTTATTGTCAATAAGACGTGCCTTTGTGGGTGTGAGTGGGATTAATTATCAGAAGAATTCATTATCTCTTATTATTGGAAGATACAGAGTAACAGGGCCAGTTTTATATACTCCCGATGCGCTTGATTATGTATTAGCTACAAATTTAACTTTGCATTCTACTTTAGTTGGTTCAGATGGAATTTTTCTAAATTTTTCTGGTGATTATGATACTTGGAAATTTAGCAGTGAATTTGGGTTTGTAAATTCAATTCAGATAGCTCAAATTAGAACAGGTGGAAATTGGTTTTTTAACCCCCAAATTGTGAATAATGCTGACACAACTTTTGGTCCTGCGCCGAATACACA
This is a stretch of genomic DNA from Pigmentibacter ruber. It encodes these proteins:
- a CDS encoding sensor histidine kinase gives rise to the protein MGEQFVKKSRKLQKFYAPIKKSLKFSKSKTVYRSILFWISILYVIIGGLSFLTKKYRVDSFLDFNQEYLLNISLQQQKKLLQLVLSNMKIGTDDDLFSLSKEIFLSEDNFVYIFYNPMNNSLITPYGFDENQIVKTNNLKIIFNDTEKSNKNELYSAKNLGLNSLFPNYFFVAKVVNINIDKNLLVLIGSSKSSFKIMSNQLLAKMLHIDFIVIFVFFVLYLLITIFAIAPVFIFIKKFNLNNLNSSVFKFKNKFEFNHIRWLRITLLKSLRKLEKFEAEKIQMLNSLIKHQNDINNGKIVSQIVHDLKSPISVFEELLHDKSLINNEEIYKRSNIALLKVYSLIENIRDPKKEKIINLKNDNFDFSKIISEVSWYAKKKEIKINCKPSTLTPIIYCDHVKLERCIQNLLRNAIFYCQSSCFIEWKVTDNNELYIEVIDDGKGVSNEMIDKMFEWRITNNKLEGTGLGLSYVKFVADIHQGRVSYFRRNNLTVFSFLIPNVLTYFSENTCKVKSNMNCKNTEKPLRNKLILIIENQEVLNMLKNINWPGNIEVDFTSHLEKSYDLLNCFCIYTDTSSDVIEKALSQGIAVVLHKDYYSEQQILKKVIQFIKK
- a CDS encoding sigma-54-dependent transcriptional regulator, with translation MLYDELSILIVEDNKEELEKYMAFAQGCGLHSFGATNLEDAKNSLAINGFDILLTDIHLKNLKDHNIEDSGFDLIEYALESQPQLTVLAMSHDLDKTIFDKAIKLGVTHFLRKPIYNSDEILIYIKLALQKKHSTNLTQQEKVNGNKFLDNNPYFKIYKNGIIVSNKHDKFLSGVAKNKKIPLVLYGETGTGKEEFAKILHKKRVELEGMIPFVTVNCALLDNDLTSSLLFGHKKGAFTGANETTNGYVAAADGGILFLDEIHTLDLTTQRKLLRVLNDGSYNRVGDMRMIHSYFQLVVATTKDLDEEVEEGRMLADFKYRISGAEIVLDPLRDRLEDIPLFISVFFKRENIEVSDDLILQISRMCQKCLWKGNIRQLFRVLQRMLINSQLHEEELNINHLVIPHKEPMTFKFEQLKSPSLQNPNLDSFPKESISDDLAVIKMLEKALQTDSPLNEIIDEIEKHILIKAMKRHDSIAKAHLALGISRNAIDAKRKKYKI
- a CDS encoding coproporphyrinogen III oxidase, whose product is MSALLRGKEFLENNPILQLDQLLSHSLSDSNKTDPIWEFFPAEKSESVCFPAEFIHLLIYVRNLNKLLFNSLEGEELCTIKSWDARKHNPTRNLDGGGVMSIIRANHLEKSAVNLSCVWGENYPSTESEYANKPFAAAGVSLISHPRNPFAPIMHMNIRCLKVFDKDNPVTWIGGGADLTPMLPFDDDTNLFHSAMSDVCERNKQIADYPKFKNWAKDYFYIPHRKEERGVGGIFFDYLKIKNNMDFSLLLDVGQFAARAYAEILGRRLDTPYDQELIEKHHFWRGRYAEFNLVYDRGTKFGLMSGGNYEAIFCSLPPQVKW
- a CDS encoding cytochrome c-type biogenesis CcmF C-terminal domain-containing protein, which produces MIEVGYFSFCLAFLFSIYGLLMGGYSLFKPNIAVISSARNALICVFFCVLFSSLILWNAIFFHDFSVKYVYKHSSIDMPPLYLFTSFWSALEGSHLLWTLLMSAIVTLSLVTVKKENNSYFPALCLAYGCSLFFMLFLNVTYSAPLERLFPAGKFGEGMNALLQNPYMAIHPPMLFTGYCLLIVPFAYSFAALIYGKFSPQWISTVRTWSLYSWAVLTIAIFLGGKWAYVELGWGGYWGWDPVENSSFMPWLALTAGLHTLLITDKTGRLPRLLLFLNMLAFALTFLGTFITRSGVISSVHSFAESEIGPAYLIWVVFLLTLTTGLVLLRGYLLPGAAKANDWRVSKESALLFTIFFFLFLLALVFIGTILPLVVEATRGIKISIQQPFFNAFAPWIGFGLVLLLGIGNLFRWKNGKIPNPIYCLLLPFILAGALTYFIKLEHALDFKNTIAFQIIIWTSLVLIMDLIYKLKALRWNTKLFIIYNRPYLGSIIIHLGFLCAIAGFIGNYRGVSAEVNLKLHESTEFNGYILKNEGLGYNREYNAQYVINKIKAVKQDSKEEVFILPMRSKFTNNEQWFNEIGIHSTIWHDLYIVLASFDINSQSVSLKINWNPTVKLVWTSLLIMILGAAIAVSHKIRKRSLEIDENGTIKDTNVDDYLALILSSNNSKSSSKISSSMLIIFIISLFSFGLSGSVFAQSEPKLVPVLQLDPKLVDVAQELRCPTCIGMSVLESDTLQSVAMRTEIEKQLTEGKNKEQIIDYFKKAYGPWILREPDSKSSLGFLIWLIPVLGIILGPLFIIFCLKRARNKMHIENEKLLQEIKKFVKIKKEEIGKC